Below is a window of Neofelis nebulosa isolate mNeoNeb1 chromosome 8, mNeoNeb1.pri, whole genome shotgun sequence DNA.
GTTATGCTTAACCGAATCGccaatttggattcttttttccccccctctaaGCTCCTACTTCTTAAACATCAGTGAATTATTGTTTACTGTGATGGGTTATTAGGGTATAGACTTTTGAAATAGCCACATCACACTTAGAATTTCACGTTTGTGTGGCATTACCTTATAGTTTATTGTATTCTAGATAtataaattgaaagcaaaaacacTCCCTGGATAACAATGACCATATTTTTCAACCTAAAAATAAAGGATAATGGATAAATGATTTTCACACACCTTGTAGGCATAGGAGACAGTTTatgagaggcccctgggtggctctcagtcagtcaagcgtccagcattggctcaggtcatgatctcagtttgtgagtttagccccacgtggggctctgtgctgccagctcagagcctggagcctgcttcagattctgtggcccccccccgcttgtgcttGCTCAGGCTCTCTCGCTCGCGCacgcctgcactctctctcaaaaataagtaaatgtaacaaaaaaaaaaacttaataaaaaaataaagagtttatgGGATGTAGTTTGTATCCCTAGATATTTGTATTTAGGAGGTATTTTAACGGTTTATATGAACACTAAGACATAATATCTGAATTTTGCATGTGCTGGAAAATCTGGAATGTGTAGCCAACGTGCAGTACAGGTTCCAAatatactaaaacaaacaaaaaaattaaagcttgtCCTTCCAGATGCCATTGGCCAAGCTCTTTTTTCCACCATTATCCCAAATGCTAGCAAGATGTTCTTAGTTAATGCAGCGTGGTTTTGgatcattaattttttctttttggggttAGACAAAATTAATCTTTACTGCAGGTGAAGTGTCTAATTCCTTTTAAGCATGTATTAAATTTGTCctgtaattatcttttttctcttcatctctacTTTTGGTGAGGCTGGACTAGGGTGACCAGTTATTCAGAGTCCTTGGCATGATCAGAATTGTTAGCCCTCCCCTCTGTAAAAGTCATTCAGTATTGACAACTGTTCAGGGACACTTGGgtagctgagtcggttaagcaaccaactcttgatctcggctcaggtcatgatctagggtttgagccttgcattgggcttcatgctgacagtgcagaggctgcttgagattttctttctctctctctctctctctctctctctctctctaacatgtTACTTATATTGCAGACTCTTCCAAAAATTTTCTCTACTGTTAAGAAACATTCTTTAAAGAGCTAGAACACTCATTTTTATCTATCTAGCAAATTCCACCTTGACTGTAAGCTGAAACTGATGGAgaatttgttttttgctttctggGTTATTACCCTTTTAACTGGCAGATCAGTGAGTTTCCAGAAGCTGGTGCGTTCATCCAGTCTTTCAGTCTCTTAATGAGGGATTCTCATACAAAGTCTACACCCACAGAAAGGAAGTGAGCATACTAACTGAAAAGCTGATTAAGTTAATAGAGATTGTTTTGaccatgttcttttttaaaatttggactCCTAAGGTTTCATATTCAAAGACTTAATTTTAAAGAAGggaggtttggggcgcctgggtggttcagtcggttaagcgtccgacttcggctcaggtcatgatctcgcagtcagtgagttcgagccccgcgtccggctctgtgctgacagctcagagcctggagcctgtttcagattctgtgtctccctctctctctgaccctcccccattcatgctctgtctctctctgtctcaaaaataaataaacgttaaaacaaaatttaaagaagggaggttttggggcgcctgggtggcgcagtcagttaagcgtccgacttcagccaggtcacgatctcacggtccgtgagttcgagccccgcgtcaggctctgggctgatggttcggagcctggggcctgtttccgattctgtgtctccctctctctctgcccctcccccattcatgctctgtctctctctgtcccaaaaataaaaataaaaaaatgttaaaaaaataaaaaaaataaagaagggaggTTTTGCATGAAACACGAATGAGTGCTTGaaacatttacattaaaattggGAAGAattaatttgaataatatttGCCATATATCTGCTGTTACAAAGGCAACAAAATATAGCccaacagaaaaagagaactttAACTCCCtgaaattttgtctgttttacctcaacattttaaaatttttatttattttttaaacacatctttttttttttttttttaatgtttgtttatttttgagagacagaacatgagcaggggaggggcagagagaaagggagacacagaattcaaagcacggtccaggctctgaggtgtcagcacagagcccgacacgaggctcgaacccactaactgtgagatcatgacctgagccaaagttggacgctcacgacttcagccaggtcacgatcttgcggtccgtgacttcgagccccgcgtcaggctctgggctgatagctcggagcctggagcctgtttccgattctgtgtctccctctctctctctctgcccctcccccgttcatgctctgtctctctctgtcccaaaaaaaaaaataaaaaataaaaaaaataaaacaaagttggacgctcaactgactgagccacaggtgccttcctcagcaatttttaaattaactcttggggcgcctgggtggcgcagtcggttaagcgtccgacttcagccaggtcacgatctcgcggtccgtgagttcgagccctgcgtcaggctctgggctgatggctcagagcctggagcctgtttccgattctgtgtctccctctctctctgcccctcccccgttcatgctctgtctctctctgtcccaaaaataaattaaaaacgttgaaaaaaaaaatttaaattaactctTACTTGGTCCTTTACTGTATCtccaagatttttatttatcctcTGCAGTTAAGGACTTGCGATTTGTTTTGGAATGTGGAGACAAACAGAAGATACTTTggctttacatttatttacttgaaagaatcatgattttattgtttttgtaaaaaataatataggttttctttaaaaagtgatgctggaaaaataaaaggaataaaaatcattCAGAAGTAATCATTAATATGTGTCAGACATTAGAGATCTATGGATTTCTGTAGTAAGAGAATGAGAAGGtttaaaggatataaaataaaatgtgtcattttctaTGTTACCCTTTAAGAAGTAGGAGATTTCATTTTACTTGAACAGAATAAAACTGAAGTGAAACTAAAATAATTGGtgaacttgataaatattttctcaaaacaagaaattatagagaacaaactgatggttaccagaggggaggtgggcaggggatatgctaggtgggtgatgggcattaaggagggcacatgttgtgataagcactgggtgttgtctgtaagtgataaatcactgaaatCTCCAGAAGCCAATTTTACcatatttgttaaataactagcatttaaattaaaacttgaaattatataatttttagctCTTGATAGTATCTTACGACCCACTACCATAAAAACTTCCTCTCTCGTCTCCTCTTCCCTAGCCCCCACCCTCTGTTAATTATAAACCTTAACTTTTACATTCTGTTCTGTACCTGTTCTCCCACAGTTGCTCAGTCTAGTTCCATAACTTAATCATAGCTTCTTTactctttgttttcatttgctttaggTTGGATGGATGTCTTTGCCAGCTCATGTCTTGAGTTTTGTCACGCTTGAGAATGTACAGTTGAGATAGTTGAGGGAAAGTCACAGCTTGAACCACATGAGGATTCTGATATGGCTCCCCCTGTACTTGGGACTCAGATGGGCCTTGGGTTCTTCCTGATTCATCCCTCTAACTGAACCATCCAACAGCCCCAGCCAATGTTTAGAAATTTCAGGAGCTACAAGTGATTCCTGGTCACTTCCTCCTCCGTCTCCTTaaccttctcctcttccccaacCCATTGGCTGAATGTTCCTTAAATCACCACACTTTCCACATGTAAAGCAACTTTTCACAAATAAGAGTCACCAGCCCCTCCTCCGCTGGCTTTGGGTAGCTGGGGAAGTAGCTCATAGAGGTTGCTTCCAGAAGTGCTCAAGCTTCCAAAACAGAGAGTTGGAAACCTAGTGTATGGCTCACTTGACTGTTTTGGTTATTAGTTCGTAAGGACTTTTTTAAGATGAGAATTTTGactgtaaaaacaaaattcaaggtAGCAGAAGAAGATAGAAATAAGTAGGAAAAAATGAAGTCAGAATTGAATATATTTCCACTCTGAAATTCATGGCTATCTATGAATATGTAATTCACATATCCCACATTTTCTTAGTCCCCATTTCAATTCTGTGTTCGTTAGgataaaaatatgatttctttgCTTGCCAGTGAGGGGAACAAAGTTGAGAAATTACCATTCGAGGATTGCTCATCCTTTGTCACAACGGTGAATCGATACAGTGGAGTTGTAATCGGAAACTCTTCCCGCTCGCTGCCTGCATTAATGCGTCTACAGCACTGTGCTTATTTAATCACCTGCTGCCCCGCTTCCCCATTGACTAACCCCTCAACAGCAATCTGATCTTAGGTAAGAGGCAAACATTCCTTACTCAGAAGTAGATTCATTGAACCCAGGAATAGAGAGGCAAATTGATGTAGCCTCATCAAATCTTTCTATAATAAGGTTGAAgtgtaaattactttttttttttttttaaatatggtaaatTTTCACCACTGGGGATTATAAAGCAAGATCTCTCTCTCATAGGTCTTTGGTTTCCTGATCACTGGTGATACATAATTTTAGGTGGATatgaccatttttattttcactgtcctgcatttgtttgtttgtttgtttgtttgtttgtttgtttatgagagtGCGCTTGTGCACACATGCCAGTTAagagctgagggagagagagggagaatcttaaataGCCTTCATActcagaacccaacgcggggttctatcccatgaccctaggatcatgacatgagctgaaatcaagagtcggccgctcaaccgactgagccacctggatgacccagtcctactttttaaaaaatgtacattagaAACATATCtagcaaaatctataaagaactcacctaactccacacccaaaaaacaatccagtgaacaaatgggcagaaaacatgaatagacacttctctaaagaagacatccagatggccaacaggcacatgaaaagatgctcaatgtcactcctcctcagggaaatacaaatcaaaaccacactgagataccacctcacgccagtcagagtggctaaaatggacaaatgagactagatgctggagaggctgtggagaaacaggaaccctcttgcactgttggtgggaatgcaaactggtgcagccgctctggaaaacagtgtggagcttcctcaaaaaattaaaaatcgatctaccctatgacccagcaatagcactgctaggaattgacccaagggatacaggagtactgatgcataggggcacttgtaccccaatgtttatagcagcactctcaacaatagccaaattatggaaagagcctaaatgtccatcaactgatgaatggataaagaaattgtggtttatatacacattggaatactatttggcaatgagaaagaatgaaatatggccttttgtagcaatgtggatggaactggagagtgttaggctaagtgaaataagtcctacagagaaagacagttaccatatgttttcactcttatgtggatcctgagaaacttaacagaagaccatgggggaagggaaggggggaaaaagttacagagagggaaggaggcaaaccataaaagactcttaagtactgagaacaaatgagggttgatggggagtgggagggaggggaaagtgggtgatgagtattgagaagggcacctgttgggataagcactgggtgttgtatggaaaccaatttgacaataaatttcatattaaaaaaaaacatatctagCAAAATGACacaaaggttttcatttttcatgtaaGTGAAGAGTGAgccaatttaaagaaaatataaactaagCAGTAGTGTAGATAATGTGCAGATAGGGCAAAACATTGTGAGGATGATGTGCAGACGACTGAAGTTTCAGAAATGTGAGAACGTGGCAATCAGACGTACACAGATATGGCAAAAATTGCACAAAGGTGCAATAGGGGAATATTAAAATCGAAACCTATGTAAATTGTGCTGATTCCAAACTTGGATTTTCCCCTATTAAAATCTGCATACATCTAATGCAGTGGTTCTCAGTCCGTCATCCACTGAGACAGGCATGGCAGCCTCTGGCCGCAGTGTGCATTCTCATGGAGACACACGCTCCCTCGCCCTCTCTGAACCACCTCTGCTCCACCACTCCAGAAGGTATTCTGGAAGGCAAACAAATTGGAAACATAATAAGAATCACTTATTCTacctaattcattttttaaaaagcaagttattTATAGATgggtactttttttaaaaaaaattaactttttttttttttttaatttttgctaacaAATAATTTTCAGCACACCAGTGACTGATTGCCACTTGCCAGAGTATCCGTATGTTTGAGAAACAGTGATCTCACAACTGGTTTGGGTTTCAAATACCAAACTTATCTAGTAGAAGCCCTTGATGGGGAATTTGCGCTTTGgagactgtttttctttctgacctAGTAATGTCCCATTTTCTCTATAACACAGACTGTTGGGCGGGAGCTGCTGCTCCATTTAATTGAACATCTCGTAACCAATGATGGAAAAGATGTTGAAATCACAAATTTAATCAACAGTACCCGGATACACTTGATGCCTTCAATGAACCCAGATGGATTTGAAGCTGTCGTAAAGCCTGACTGTTTCTACAGTAACGGAAGGTAAGGATGGGCTagtctatttaaaacaaaacaaccacggggcacctgggtggcttagttggttaagtgtccgactctagatttcggcttaggtcatgatctcgtggttcatgggtttgagcccatcatcaggctccaggctggcaatgtggagcctgttgggatcctctctccctctctctgcccttccctagctcGCTTGCTAGagtgtgcgcactctctctctctctcagtaaagaaacaaacttttaaaataaaaaataaaacaaggcccTCATCAGATAGTAGCCCAAGGCCTTGTTAGTGAACCAGCTCATAGCATGTGTCGTGTCATTGCCATGTTGAAAACTCTTCAGGCTGCCACAGCTTTGAGAATGAAAAGGGATGTCCTGAAGAAGGCTGCTTTACTCCTGTGGCCACCCTACTGCTCACCCCGCTCCAGCTGCTCAGAgtcccctctgtccccaggaATGAGCTGGCTCTTTCTCGCCTCAGGCAGTGGGCACACCTCATTTCCCGCTCCTTACCCCTCACACTGCTAATCAATGTTTCCTCAAAGACTCCCTCCCTAACCTATCCTGTATTAGGTCCTCGGTTCATATCACCTGCCACTTTACCTTCATAGCACAAATTTTAaggtctgatttcttttttttatttttttaaaagtttgtttatttttgagagagagagagacagaatgcaaatggggagggacagagcgagagagggagagacagaatccgaggcaggctccaggctctgagctgttagcatagagccgaatgctgggctggaacccacataccatgagatcatgacctgagccgacgttggtcgcccaacggactgagccacccaagtacccctaaGGTCTAATTTCTCTTTGAATGTCTGTCTCCTCACAAATCTATAAGCTACCCGGGGGCAGGAATCCTGTCGCCTGTGTTCCTCACTATTAAATCCCCAGGGCCTAGCTAGGCCTTCAGTAATTACCAGTTGGTTTATTAAGCCAGTACAAGAACTAaccaaaaaagaagagggagtCTTGTAGTAGTTCTCATTTAAACAGTTTATTTTGTTGAACTCTGTCTCAGGAAGTTTGGAATTTCTCAGATGTCtagtatacatttatatttgtgcaaacatttgtttgcttttaccaaaaataaaatctcaccACTTGATTGCACTCAACTTTAAGGTTTTCTAGCATATTTAAACATGGCCGGTCCACTTTCCAGAAATATATTTGTGTAAAGTAGTATGTTCCTGTCGTTTCTGTTATCAATTGCTATGTAACGAAACCCTCcccaaatttagtgacttaaaccTTTTTTATTTACCCTCAATTGTAGAAGTTAGGAATTTGGACAAGATAGAGCAAGGCTGGCCAATCTCTGCACCATGTGTCTGGAGCTTCAGCCACCATGTGGCTGAGACAGCTGGACTGGGACATGTGTAGAGTCTCAATTCTGGCTGTCACCTGGGTTTCTCATTTCTCCACGTGGACTCTTCACATGGCTAATGTCGGAGTCTCAGGGTTCCCAAAGGGAGCGTTCCCAGAGCAAAaccctaaaacacacacacttatcaAACCTCTGCTCACATCACAATAGCTACCATCCCACTGGTGAGAGCAAGTCACACAGGAGGGGACCGCAGGTTATGTGAACGCCAGGTGTGGTTCATCGGGGGCCACCAAGACAACCATCCCCAGCCCTATAGTCGCATTTTGAAAAACAGCTGGTGCCCAGACAAAAGGTTTGCATGTGGCATGAGGCTACTTCCTCACATACCAtcaacaaaacctaaaatattctttcttttaaagggaaaatagtaACTACTATGACCTGAATAGAAACTTCCCGGATGCTTTTGAACTTAATAATGTATCGAGGCAGCCTGAAACTGCAGCTGTCATGGAGTGGCTGAAAACAGAGACGTTCGTCCTCTCTGCAAACCTCCACGGCGGCGCCCTGGTGGCGAGTTACCCGTTTGACAATGGTGTTCCAGGTAGGCAGACACGGCCCCAGCTCTGGCTTTCTGAGCCCAGAGTGGAGTTACTGCTCTGCGTCTGGAGGGGACAGATCTTCCTCGGCTTGCCTTCTCTGCCAGGGTAAAAGGGCCTCCGCGTCTCCCCTCTGGGCCGTCCTGCCCTCAGTTGATAAACTGTAGATGGGCGGTGTGGCTGAGCTGGTCCCCGACAGGATTATTTGAGATtcatcagaaaaataataaaattgggtTAAAACACCCTACAAGAGGCAACATGACTGAAAGAACGTAAAATGAGAACTTGCCTTTCTTTGCTAATCATGAGCGATAATTGCCGACTCCTTTTAAAACTCTGTGGGATAAGGTATGTACCAGGGACTTAAAATAGTACAGTGGCTTTATTTACCCCCCCTGGTACGTAAGGAAAGTTTCCTGCCCTCCAGAAATTAGCAAGAGGGACTAAGAGGGTACTTACGAGCTGATGGAGGAGTCCTTTGAATATGGCTGTGGTGTATTTTGTGTGATGCTACTTTGCGCATATTCCCTAAAAACTAGGAGAAAGAGCAGAAGGGAGCGGAGCGTTCATGGCAGGGGGTGGGCTTCCCTCTAGTAAAGTAGAGCCTTCCTGTGTGACCGGACGGCACGTTTGCTGACGGGCGCTGCATGTTTCCACGTCCTCCAACACCAACCGAAAGGCCTTGGTTTGTTTTTCACACACAGCAACTGGGACGTTATACTCCCGTAGCATAACCCCTGATGACGATGTGTTTCAATACCTTGCACATACCTATGCTTCAAGAAATCCCACCATGAAGAAAGGAGATCAGTGTAAAACTAAGATGAACTTTCCTAATGGAATTACAAATGGCTACTCTTGGTATCCACTCAAAGGTGAGTTTCTCCACTAGCTTTCTCCTTATTGACTTCCTCCCCATGTGCCAGCTGGTTTTTGTGGACCCCAGCAGTTGTCAAAGTTTGTTAGGCACGGTGCGGTCCCTCCAGTTGCGTCTCTGTCAGCTAATGTCACAAAAGCAGTGGGGGGTGACTGACTGAGCGATGTTCAGATACTTGTTCAGCATTTACCTACTCTGAGCCAGAAACTGTGCAAAGAAAGATGGACAGAACACAGACCCTACCCTCAAGTTTAACAGGAAGAGCcacatgcaaataaataattGTGGTGGCAGCGTATTAGAATAAAAAGGAGAGATTTAGAAAAGGTACAGTGTACCCCAGAGGTATACTGTAAAGCCAGGGTGCAGGAGGGAGTAGAGAAGACCTTGGAGAAATGTGATGCTTCTGCGGCATCTAACAAGGACAGCGGCTGATCCAGCTCATTATGGCCACGCACCAGTGGGATCCAGCTATTGCCAGATCTTCTGGTTTGTAAAATAAGCTGAACTTGTACGTGAAatatcttgatcttttttttttttttcaatatatgaaatttattgtcaaattggtttccaaacaacacccagtgctcatcccaaaaggtgccctcctcaatacccatcacccaccctcccctcctcccacccccatcaaccctcagtttgttctctgtttttttttaagtttatttatttttgagacagagagagacagagcatgaacgggggaggggcagagagagagggagacacagaaccagaagcaggctccaggctctgagccatcagcccagagcctgacgcggggctcaaactcacagaccgcgagatcgtgacctgagctgaagtcggacgcttaaccgactgagccacccaggcgcccctgttctcagtttttaagagtctcttatgctttggctctctcccactctaacctctttttttccctttccctcccccatgggttcctgttaagtttctcaggatccacataagagtgaaaacatatggtatctgtctttctctgtatggcttatttcacttagcatcacactctccagttccatccacgttgctacaaagggccatatttcgttctttctcattgccacgtaatactccattgtgtatataaaccacaatttctttatccattcatcagttgatggacatttaggttctttccataatttggctattgttgagagtgctgctataaacattggggtgcaagtgcccctatgcatcagtactcctgatccttgggtaaattcctagcagtgctattgctgggtcatagggtaggtctatttttaattttctgaggaacctccacactgttttccagagtggctgcaccagtttgcattcccaccaacagtgcaagagggttcccgtttttccagAAATATCTTGATCTTAAAGCCATTTTGCACGCTAAACAAAAGTGATTTTCCAGCTGGGTATGGGGGGTTGAGGGCATGCTTCCACTTTTCTGTCCGTGGAACAGGAGGGCCaggtgagagaggggaggagattGCCTTGTGGGGGTCACAGGAGGGGGGAATATTCTTGTCAAAAGGAACAATGGGAGAAGAAGCTGAGGGGTGTAAGAGAACTCACACAAGTCAGGGGCCTGAGAGAACAGAGGGACCTAGGGCGGAAGAGCCAGGGGAGACCGGGGGCTGGAAGGGGATCTCGTTGCTCAGCGGAGAGGGCCCCGTTTGAGACCTACCTCTAGCAGGCCATAGGCCGTACTTGGGCGATAGGCCACACACAGACCGTCAGGTAGCCTTGCACAAGCTGGTACTTGTGTGTCTCTGCCAGCTTTCCAGGTGATGTGAATTAGCACAGACCACGACTGGAAGCTGCAGGGCCAGCGAGACAGCACTGCACCCCCACTCTCTGTTGGACAAGGCacagcccgccccgccccccaagcCTAGTCCCTGCTCAGCACTCCCCCAGGGAGGACAGGGCTCCCTCCCGCCCTGTCTGTCACCTTCCGGACACATCCAGGTGTGCTTGCGGGAGGTTAGCTAGGAACCTGGTGTCGCCGTTGGGAATTGTTTCGAGTGTCGCTGTGTGTCAGCTGTGTCTCCTGAGGGAAAATGCAGGCAGAGCCAGCTACGTTGAGGAGCTTAGAACACAGCATCCTGGCTCAGCCTGGAGGTTTTGTCCTCGGGGCCCGGCGTGCCTCATCCACAGGCTCACACGCTCTCCACAAGTAAGCATTCTCACCCCTGCGTGCTCTGTACACCTGTTTTGCCATTTAAATTCTTTCTGTCCGAGAGCCGTCCAGCCAAGGGCTTCTGTTTTATTATTCTcgtccttttttctgttttctatttcttggtgaAAATGATCTCAGAGAGAAATACAAAACTTAGAAGGTGAGTAAAGGATCTAGAAAGGACATAGAAATTCTTCCTGCTAGAATCTAGATCTACGTAGATATTAATCTAGataatattttgatgtattttgacTATTagtatgagtttttttttctaattcagtaCTTCCGAAATACCCTGATGGAATTGAGAATGTATTTTATAGGCAGATTATCAAGTACAACAAGTTGAAATCTGGCCGAAAGTCCTTCCTTCAAAGTTACCGTATTTCAAAATCCAAGATGCCACTGGTTGGAAAATACACGGTACCAccaaggaagaaaacacaaatgtttcTGGCCAAACTCATGCCACAATGATGGTTTTTAGCCATCAAATTTAAGACACATCCAattcagagattttaaaatatgaaaatcttgCATCTTAGAAGATAGGAAATATGATTATACCCTTTTGAAAACTGGGTTTTCAGAGGTAAGAACCAGAAACTGAGCACAGGTGACGGCAGCCCCGGACGCAAGGGGGCCTGGGTCCCTTCTCTCCCGAAAGTTAGCACAGCAGCCTTTCTTTCATCCCCTGAAGCAGTTTCGTGTCATAAGAGCACGGGGCCCGCAAGACAGCCTGTGCTCTGGGCTCGGCCTTCACTGGCACGTTACTTACCGTAAGCGattgtttccccatctgtaaaatatggGCGACAAACTCTTCAAACGGTGCCTGGTAATAGTGAACACTCACTAAATGTCAGCCACTATTATTCCGCCGAATGAGTATACTTAGCTTACATGTGTATTTATGAATGgtttgcaaaaacattttttagaagtaTCACTCTCAGTTTAAAATGATTTTCACAGAAGAAATGTACATTGATGAATCCTTTTTGTAATGTATGatcgggggggaaaaaaaggctgacccttcccctgcccctcagttGATTTTGATGCACAGTTGAACCTTAGCTCTGATCCAGTTACCCATATGGGAACATTTAGGATTGCCTGTTCATGCCTGGGTAATAAAATGGCAGGCCGTGACTTTATATGCTAATATGTCAAATTCATCTTTTCCTGTTTAAATGTACTTTCTTTGCAACGGATTCATTTGTCCCCAAGGTACAGGATACTTGACTCTGTTCCAATTTTagaccttaaaaaattaaatatgcttgTGTTTAGGTGGAATGCAAGATTACAACTACATCTGGGCCCAGTGTTTTGAAATTACATTGGAGCTGTCGTGCTGTAAATATCCTCATGAGGAGAAGCTTCCATTCTTctggaataaaaacaaagccTCATTGATTGAATATATAAAACAGGTGCACCTAGGTTTGtaagatttttcttattaatt
It encodes the following:
- the CPM gene encoding carboxypeptidase M isoform X5, whose product is MHGDETVGRELLLHLIEHLVTNDGKDVEITNLINSTRIHLMPSMNPDGFEAVVKPDCFYSNGRENSNYYDLNRNFPDAFELNNVSRQPETAAVMEWLKTETFVLSANLHGGALVASYPFDNGVPATGTLYSRSITPDDDVFQYLAHTYASRNPTMKKGDQCKTKMNFPNGITNGYSWYPLKGGMQDYNYIWAQCFEITLELSCCKYPHEEKLPFFWNKNKASLIEYIKQVHLGVKGQVFDQNGNPLPNVIVEVQNRKHICPYRTNKFGEYYLLLLPGSYIINVTVPGRDPYLTNVVIPEKSQNFSALKKDILLPFRVQLDSIPVSNPSCSKIPLYSDLPSQSEATKPSLFLFLVTVFHIFVK
- the CPM gene encoding carboxypeptidase M isoform X3 — encoded protein: MDFARLWLGLLLPSVAALDFGYHHQKGMEEFLKNVAQNYSSITRLHSIGKSVKGRNLWVLVVGRFPKEHRIGIPEFKYVANMHGDETVGRELLLHLIEHLVTNDGKDVEITNLINSTRIHLMPSMNPDGFEAVVKPDCFYSNGRENSNYYDLNRNFPDAFELNNVSRQPETAAVMEWLKTETFVLSANLHGGALVASYPFDNGVPATGTLYSRSITPDDDVFQYLAHTYASRNPTMKKGDQCKTKMNFPNGITNGYSWYPLKGGMQDYNYIWAQCFEITLELSCCKYPHEEKLPFFWNKNKASLIEYIKQVHLGVKGQVFDQNGNPLPNVIVEVQNRKHICPYRTNKFGEYYLLLLPGSYIINVTVPGRDPYLTNVVIPEKSQNFSALKKDILLPFRVQLDSIPVSNPSCSKIPLYSDLPSQSEATKPSLFLFLVTVFHIFVK
- the CPM gene encoding carboxypeptidase M isoform X4, encoding MPSMNPDGFEAVVKPDCFYSNGRENSNYYDLNRNFPDAFELNNVSRQPETAAVMEWLKTETFVLSANLHGGALVASYPFDNGVPATGTLYSRSITPDDDVFQYLAHTYASRNPTMKKGDQCKTKMNFPNGITNGYSWYPLKGGMQDYNYIWAQCFEITLELSCCKYPHEEKLPFFWNKNKASLIEYIKQVHLGVKGQVFDQNGNPLPNVIVEVQNRKHICPYRTNKFGEYYLLLLPGSYIINVTVPGRDPYLTNVVIPEKSQNFSALKKDILLPFRVQLDSIPVSNPSCSKIPLYSDLPSQSEATKPSLFLFLVTVFHIFVK